The nucleotide sequence AGTTTTCAAGAATTACCTTGCCGCAGCATATTCAAGATCGTTTAGAAGAAGAAGCCTATATGCTCGGGCGGCTTAACCATCCGAATATTCCGCCGCTCATTAGTTTCGATCGCCCTAGCCGCCAAGGGATCTTAGTGATGGCACGAGCAAATGGCGAAGATCTGCAGCTCTATTGTCGCCGCACTGGGCCATTAGCTGTGACTGACATAGTGAATATTGCCAGGCAATTGGCGCAAATTTTAGATTACTTACAGCAATGCGGCATAGTCCATGGTGACATTAAACCGTCGAACTTAGTCTATAACCCTGAGACTGGCCAAGTGGCCTTAATTGATTGGGGATCGGCGGTTTTTGCTCAGCAAGATCGCAGTGGCAATAGTTTAAGTCGCGATCCCATGGGGCTACTCAGCCAAGACTTACAGCACACCAATGCCCGCATGGGAGATGTGTATTTTATCGGTGACGATCAACTTAACGGCGCCTTATCTAACCCAAGGTTTGATGAGCAAGGCATAGCTGGCAGCTTGTACGCCCTCGCCTCTGGCCAAGTCAGTCGCTTTGGTAGCCGCGTTATTACCGCCTTAAGTCTTGGATTACCTAAAGAGCTCGCCCTCACACTGGATGCTATGCTCAGTAGCGATAGCGCCACGCGCGCACGCGGCGGCGACCATTTTATTAAAAGCATGCAGCGCGCCCATTTATGGTACTTACCGCCATTAACGCCAAGCATCCCGAGCGCCCAAATTCCTATCTGGCTGCAAGCCAAATATAAGCCAGTAGAAACGGTGAGTTACAGCTCTAGGCAATCCTTTTTAAAAGAGCACAATCCGCAGTTACCTAATACTCCTGAGGCCATGCTGCCTGAGTATTACCGTAATTTTATGCTGGGGATGGGCGACACCGAAAAGGCGTTTATCGCCAGTGTCGGTCAATTAGGTCATTACCCTTTAGTGGGTGGCATTGCCATTCATTGGCAAGAGCAAGGTGTGTACATAGATTCAAGCCTTGGCCTGTTCGACCCCAATTTACGGCCAGCCTTAGCTGTGGTGGTCAATAACTTAGTGAGTCTCGCGCAAGGCATAAATCGTATTGGTACTTTTAAGGCTTGTTTCTTTAATGCCAAAGACACCTTACATATTGAAGGCAATGCTAAGGGACAGTTTGTGGCGAGTTCCGATCAGCAGTTACCGTTTGAAGTGAGTGATGCGCCAAGCCTTGAAGATAAATCGCGCCTGCATTCCTATTTCGAAGATGGGCGCGATCCTGATGAAAACTTAGAGTTGCCCACTGAAATCATGGCAGAGCTGAGTTATCTCAATCACATACATCATACTGGCTGCATCATTTTTGAAGTACTGGATAATCACATGAAGATCCACAGCTACTTTAGGCTGCTAAATCCGAGAAAACAGGCCAGCTTTCGCGCCTGCCTTGATCGGATCTTACGCCATGTTGACAAAATCCGCGGCAATGGCGTTTCAGGTTTTATGAAATTACCTTATAAAAATACTCGCCGCGTTGAGCATCAAGCGCGCCGCAGCGATCACTTTTATCCGCGTAATCCCAAAGATCATTTATCGCTAGATGGCGAGCGCGGTTCTTGATCTAACACTAAGCGCGGACGGCTATCATCTTTGCGCTCAAACTCCCCTTCAAAAATATCGCCATTGGCGGACGGTTGATCAAAGCCTTGATGAAACTGACCCGAGCCAAACTGACTTGAACCAAATTGGCTTGAGCTAAACTGCTGGCTAAATTGAGTTTGCATCCGCGTCGATGCTAAACGCGCAAACGCGTGACGAGTCCAAGGTAGCAGTAACAGCACCCCAAAGGCGTCAGTCACAAAGCCTGGGATCAGTAATAAAATGCCGGCCATCACTAACATCATGCCGCCCACAATTTCTTCTGTCGGCGCTTCGCCTCTGGCCATTTTTTCTTGGGCTTGCATCAAAGTTGCGAGCCCCTGACGCTTAACTAACGACACGCCGATAATGGCAGTTAAGATGACTAAGGCCACGGTATTTAGACTACCGACCTCTTCACCCACTTGAATTAACACCGCCAATTCTGCCATCGGCAGAGCAATCAATAACAGCAACCAAGGTAAACGCATGCACACCTCTTTCTTTGGTCAATAAGCGCTAACCAAAGATAAAATAAAAATAAATTAATGCTTCTTGAAAACTAAATGGGGTTTTACCAGTCTGTTTTCAAGAGCCAATCAGGTTAACATCCCAAGACTCAAGTTATCTGGCTCACTGTTTTTTGGTAACAAAGATGCAGATCTAGCCTAAAACACGTAAAGTACGCAACCTTAACGCCAAGAATCGCCATCAGTGTATGGCATTTGGCTTAAACCAGATTTAATCACTCCCTAGGTTGGAATAAGTCACATGGAAAAGCCCCAACTTGACAGCTATTTACTGGTATTAACCACCTGTCCAGATAAAGCCACAGCCCAAACTATCGCCAAGGCCGTGATTAGTGCACAATTAGCCGCCTGCGCGCAAATAGGCCAAGCCATTGAATCGATTTACCAGTGGCAAGGAGAAATGCAGGTAGAGAGCGAAATTCCGCTGCAATTTAAATGCAGCCAGAGCCAATATGTGCCGTTACAACAAACCTTGTTACAACTTCATCCCTATGAAGTACCACAGATAGTCGCCGTTCCCCTGTCTTATGGATTACCCGCTTATTTCAATTGGATAAAAGAAAACAGCCCATCATGAAGAAACTGATAACCCTACTTTTTAGCGTAGCGCTTTTAGCCTCGCCCTTTACGCAAGCAGACAGTATTTTTGGCTCTAAAGGTTTTAGCTTTCTAAAACAAGAACCACAATTAATGCCTGTTGAGCAAGCCTTTGTTTTTGATTTTAAACAACAAGGTAATCAAGTGGCCGTTAGCTGGGTCATAGCCGATGGTTACTATCTGTATCAAGATAAGCTTAAGTTTTCAGCCGATAATGCCACCTTAGGTGAAATCCAATTGCCTAAAGGCGTGATGCATCACGATGATTATTTTGGTGAGCAAGAAGTCTATACCCAGTATGTCGACATCCCAATTGCCATCAAAGAAGCGGCTAAAGATGCCAAGCTCACCGTCACCTTTATGGGCTGCGCCGAGGGTAAACTGTGTTTTCCCCCGACCAAGCAATATGCGCCACTGGCAGAAGTTGCCAGCAATGATGGCTTGCTGCCAGTAACAGCCGCCACCAGCCAAGCGGCTACCGCGACTGATACTAATGCCAGCGAAGGTTTTTTCAGTAACACCAGTAATAGCGAGCATGTCAGTGAGCAAGATGGCCTGAGCAAGTTATTGAGTGATGGCAATCTCGGCTGGACCTTATTAATTTTCTTCGGTTTAGGCATAGGCTTAGCGTTAACCCCCTGCGTATTTCCTATGTATCCGATTTTGTCTGGCATTATTGTCGGCCAAAAACAGCAGTTATCCACCGCCAAAGCCTTCTCCTTGTCCATGGCTTATGTGCAAGGCATGGCGATTACTTACTCGCTCCTTGGCTTAGTCGTCGCCTCTGCCGGCCTTAAGTATCAAGCGGCGCTGCAACACCCTGCGGTACTGATTTTCTTAGCCATCATGTTTGCCGTGCTCAGTTTATCTATGTTTGGCGTGTATGAGCTTAAGCTGCCTAGTCGCTGGCAAGAAAAAATGAATAGCGCAGCTAACAACCAGCAAGGCGGTAAGCTTGCGGGCGTATTCATGATGGGCGTGATTTCAGGCTTAGTCGCTTCCCCTTGCACTACTGCGCCGCTATCTGGCGCCTTAATCTATGTGGCGCAAACCGGTGATTTACTGCAAGGCTTCTTGGCCTTGTATGTCCTCAGCATGGGTATGGGCTTACCGCTACTCATCATAGGCACCTCGGGCGGTAAACTGCTGCCACGCGCTGGTCAGTGGATGGACGTGATTAAAACTGTGTTCGGCTTCTTGCTGATTGCTGTGTCTGTGGTGATGATTAGTCGCATTTGGCCAGGACTTGTGACTGACATCCTTTGGTCTGTGTGGGGCGTAAGCTTAATTGCATACTTAATGCATCAGAACAAGTTAACCGCCTTTGACTGGAAACAAACCGTGCGCTCAGTGCTATTAACCTTAGCCCTGCTTGGCAGCTTCTCTTACGGCTTCCAAGCTGTGATGGCAGCCCTTGGTCATGCTAGCCCTGTGATTAGTGGCGAAAAAGCGCCGAATAAGGGCTTCACTAAATTTAAAACCTTAGCTGAACTTGATACTGAGCTTGCCGCCGCTAAGGCTGCTGGTGAGCCTGTGCTTATCGACTTTTATGCTGACTGGTGCGTTGCCTGTAAAGAATTTGAAAACATCACTTTCAAATCTGAGCAAGTGCAGCAAAGATTCCAGAAAATCCGTTTGCTTAAGGCCGATGTCACTAAGATGGACAGCGATGATGAAGCCTTATTGGATCATTACGGCATCAAAGGCTTACCTACCTTATTGCTATTTAATGCCAATGGCCTATTAGATAGCGGCTTAACCGTAACTGGATTTATGGGACCTGTGGCTTTTGCTGAGCAACTCGATAAGCTTAACGCGCAATAATGTTACATAAGCGCACAAAAACCCTTCATTTTTGAGGGGTTTTTGTTTTCTAGGTTGTGACAAGGTCTGCCATTAGCATTTACAATAGTCACAAGAAATTTAGCTATAAGTGGAATTCATGGAACCAGCAATACTCGTTATCACTCTTTCTTGCGGGCTATTAGTCAATCGCCTCGGCTTACCGCCGCTTATCGGTTACTTAGTGGCAGGTTTTGCCCTGTATTTATTTGGGATCAATGACGCAAGCTTACCCTTGCTAGAAACGCTC is from Shewanella sp. SNU WT4 and encodes:
- a CDS encoding FxsA family protein, which encodes MRLPWLLLLIALPMAELAVLIQVGEEVGSLNTVALVILTAIIGVSLVKRQGLATLMQAQEKMARGEAPTEEIVGGMMLVMAGILLLIPGFVTDAFGVLLLLPWTRHAFARLASTRMQTQFSQQFSSSQFGSSQFGSGQFHQGFDQPSANGDIFEGEFERKDDSRPRLVLDQEPRSPSSDK
- a CDS encoding protein-disulfide reductase DsbD — its product is MKKLITLLFSVALLASPFTQADSIFGSKGFSFLKQEPQLMPVEQAFVFDFKQQGNQVAVSWVIADGYYLYQDKLKFSADNATLGEIQLPKGVMHHDDYFGEQEVYTQYVDIPIAIKEAAKDAKLTVTFMGCAEGKLCFPPTKQYAPLAEVASNDGLLPVTAATSQAATATDTNASEGFFSNTSNSEHVSEQDGLSKLLSDGNLGWTLLIFFGLGIGLALTPCVFPMYPILSGIIVGQKQQLSTAKAFSLSMAYVQGMAITYSLLGLVVASAGLKYQAALQHPAVLIFLAIMFAVLSLSMFGVYELKLPSRWQEKMNSAANNQQGGKLAGVFMMGVISGLVASPCTTAPLSGALIYVAQTGDLLQGFLALYVLSMGMGLPLLIIGTSGGKLLPRAGQWMDVIKTVFGFLLIAVSVVMISRIWPGLVTDILWSVWGVSLIAYLMHQNKLTAFDWKQTVRSVLLTLALLGSFSYGFQAVMAALGHASPVISGEKAPNKGFTKFKTLAELDTELAAAKAAGEPVLIDFYADWCVACKEFENITFKSEQVQQRFQKIRLLKADVTKMDSDDEALLDHYGIKGLPTLLLFNANGLLDSGLTVTGFMGPVAFAEQLDKLNAQ
- the cutA gene encoding divalent-cation tolerance protein CutA, producing MEKPQLDSYLLVLTTCPDKATAQTIAKAVISAQLAACAQIGQAIESIYQWQGEMQVESEIPLQFKCSQSQYVPLQQTLLQLHPYEVPQIVAVPLSYGLPAYFNWIKENSPS
- a CDS encoding protein kinase, producing the protein MSTAQIQQFYISEEQSIYLLKANDARKHKAWIRLCKQQLTRLGYQDISLLGKGAYGFVFAGISPNGQSQVFKFSRITLPQHIQDRLEEEAYMLGRLNHPNIPPLISFDRPSRQGILVMARANGEDLQLYCRRTGPLAVTDIVNIARQLAQILDYLQQCGIVHGDIKPSNLVYNPETGQVALIDWGSAVFAQQDRSGNSLSRDPMGLLSQDLQHTNARMGDVYFIGDDQLNGALSNPRFDEQGIAGSLYALASGQVSRFGSRVITALSLGLPKELALTLDAMLSSDSATRARGGDHFIKSMQRAHLWYLPPLTPSIPSAQIPIWLQAKYKPVETVSYSSRQSFLKEHNPQLPNTPEAMLPEYYRNFMLGMGDTEKAFIASVGQLGHYPLVGGIAIHWQEQGVYIDSSLGLFDPNLRPALAVVVNNLVSLAQGINRIGTFKACFFNAKDTLHIEGNAKGQFVASSDQQLPFEVSDAPSLEDKSRLHSYFEDGRDPDENLELPTEIMAELSYLNHIHHTGCIIFEVLDNHMKIHSYFRLLNPRKQASFRACLDRILRHVDKIRGNGVSGFMKLPYKNTRRVEHQARRSDHFYPRNPKDHLSLDGERGS